From the genome of Coleofasciculus sp. FACHB-T130, one region includes:
- a CDS encoding phosphoglycerate kinase — protein sequence MSKKTVANLSASDLSGKRVLVRADFNVPLDNGNITDDTRIRAALPTIQDLTSKGAKVILSSHFGRPKGVDDKYRLTPVAKRLSELLGKEVVKTDDCIGDDVAAKVGAMQNGDVLLLENVRFYPEEEKNDPEFAKKLASVADLYVNDAFGTAHRAHASTEGVTKYLSPSVAGYLIEKELQYLQSAIENPQRPLAAIIGGSKVSSKIGVIETLLDKCDKLILGGGMIFTFYKARGLSVGKSLVEEDKLELAKSLEAKAKERGVQLLLPTDVILADNFAADANAQTVSIDAIPDGWMGLDIGPDSVKFFQESLADCKTVIWNGPMGVFEFPQFAKGTEAIARTLADLTKSGTTTIIGGGDSVAAVEQLNLGEQMSHISTGGGASLELLEGKELPGIAALNDA from the coding sequence GTGTCCAAGAAAACTGTAGCAAATTTATCGGCATCCGATTTATCCGGCAAAAGGGTACTGGTACGGGCGGATTTTAATGTACCGCTGGACAATGGCAACATTACTGACGATACTCGCATTCGGGCAGCTCTGCCGACAATTCAGGATTTAACTTCCAAAGGCGCTAAGGTAATTCTGTCTAGTCACTTTGGGCGTCCCAAAGGTGTCGATGATAAATACCGCCTGACGCCGGTGGCAAAGCGCCTGTCTGAATTGTTGGGTAAAGAAGTTGTCAAGACTGACGACTGTATCGGTGATGATGTCGCTGCCAAGGTGGGGGCGATGCAAAATGGCGACGTGCTGCTGCTGGAAAATGTCCGCTTCTACCCAGAAGAAGAGAAGAATGACCCAGAATTCGCTAAAAAACTGGCTTCAGTTGCCGATTTATATGTGAATGATGCGTTTGGAACAGCTCACCGCGCTCATGCTTCTACGGAGGGTGTAACCAAGTATCTCAGCCCATCGGTGGCGGGGTATTTGATTGAAAAGGAACTCCAGTATCTGCAAAGCGCGATTGAAAATCCTCAGCGTCCTTTGGCAGCAATTATCGGGGGTTCCAAGGTTTCTAGCAAGATTGGCGTCATCGAAACGCTGCTAGATAAGTGCGATAAGCTGATCCTGGGCGGCGGCATGATTTTTACCTTCTACAAGGCTCGTGGGCTAAGTGTCGGTAAGTCGCTGGTAGAAGAAGATAAGTTAGAACTGGCCAAGTCTTTGGAAGCGAAGGCGAAAGAGCGTGGTGTTCAACTGCTATTGCCGACAGATGTCATCCTTGCAGATAATTTTGCGGCTGATGCCAATGCTCAAACGGTTAGCATTGACGCCATTCCCGATGGTTGGATGGGTTTGGATATTGGTCCTGACTCGGTGAAATTCTTCCAGGAATCGCTTGCTGATTGCAAGACGGTAATCTGGAATGGTCCGATGGGAGTATTCGAGTTTCCGCAATTTGCCAAGGGAACGGAAGCGATCGCGCGGACTCTGGCGGATCTCACGAAGAGCGGGACGACTACGATTATCGGCGGCGGCGACTCGGTTGCTGCGGTGGAACAGTTGAACTTGGGCGAACAAATGAGCCACATCTCGACTGGCGGCGGCGCAAGTCTGGAGTTGCTGGAAGGGAAGGAACTTCCTGGGATTGCGGCGTTGAATGATGCCTAA
- a CDS encoding serine/threonine-protein kinase — protein sequence MLQAQQVLQGRYQLQEKLGQNAGRQTWLATDIEASPPQQVIVKLLAFSPQMQWDEFKLFEREAQVLKNLDYPKIPQYRDYFSLDKQVGAGLCWFGLVQEYIPGASLQELLKQGKRFTEAQVRQIATEVLNILIYLHELSPPLLHRDIKPSNLIWGEDEQIYLVDFGAVQDSAVAEGVTFTVVGTTGYAPLEQFWGKAVPASDLYALGATLIHLLTGIAPADLPQKNLRIHFSDKVSLNSNFVRWIEAIAEPDLEQRYRTARQALEDLKANRSLNALLQQIRQPAGSRVQLWKSSTQLKIKIPGRGILLVKDILAFTGKLMLVATSIIALFLLGLVLLSLAFSIFYMLLSLLSSLPTMFLFIFSILLTLILGRLWMSLHNELWKIPADLKWPILNYWGDYCIEFYQDNFVIKRELFGLKYLSHRGKVSSIKNVEVIPLEGVTLETGLLKYCFAQNLTEPECNWIARQIQDWLR from the coding sequence ATGCTGCAAGCACAGCAGGTATTGCAAGGGCGTTATCAACTTCAAGAAAAATTAGGACAAAATGCTGGGCGTCAAACCTGGCTGGCAACTGACATTGAGGCATCACCGCCACAACAAGTCATCGTCAAATTGCTAGCCTTCAGCCCCCAGATGCAGTGGGACGAATTCAAGTTATTTGAGCGTGAAGCGCAAGTTCTGAAAAATCTCGATTATCCCAAAATTCCCCAATATCGAGATTATTTTTCCCTCGATAAACAGGTTGGCGCTGGTTTGTGCTGGTTTGGATTGGTGCAAGAATACATTCCCGGTGCCTCCCTGCAAGAATTATTGAAACAGGGCAAACGCTTTACCGAAGCCCAGGTACGGCAGATTGCCACCGAGGTGCTGAATATTCTTATCTATCTGCACGAGTTAAGCCCGCCGTTGCTGCACCGCGACATTAAGCCCAGCAACTTGATTTGGGGAGAAGATGAACAAATTTATCTGGTGGATTTCGGCGCAGTTCAAGATTCTGCTGTGGCGGAGGGAGTCACCTTCACTGTGGTGGGAACAACTGGCTATGCGCCGCTAGAGCAATTTTGGGGAAAGGCAGTTCCGGCATCCGACTTATATGCGCTGGGGGCGACTTTGATCCATTTGTTAACTGGCATCGCCCCGGCAGATTTGCCCCAAAAGAATTTACGGATTCACTTTAGCGACAAGGTTAGCCTTAACTCCAATTTTGTCCGGTGGATTGAAGCGATCGCAGAACCCGATTTAGAGCAACGATATCGCACCGCCCGTCAAGCACTGGAGGATCTCAAAGCCAATCGTTCTCTCAACGCCCTCCTGCAACAAATCCGTCAGCCTGCTGGCAGTCGCGTTCAGCTTTGGAAGTCTTCTACTCAGTTAAAAATTAAAATTCCTGGGCGGGGAATCTTGCTAGTTAAAGACATTCTCGCCTTTACAGGGAAATTGATGCTAGTAGCGACCTCCATAATCGCTCTATTTTTGCTCGGTTTGGTGCTGTTATCGCTGGCTTTCTCAATATTTTATATGCTCCTCTCCCTGTTGTCATCGCTTCCTACGATGTTTTTGTTCATCTTCTCCATTCTATTAACACTTATTTTGGGTCGGCTATGGATGAGCCTACACAATGAATTGTGGAAAATTCCCGCCGATTTGAAATGGCCCATACTCAACTATTGGGGAGATTATTGCATCGAATTCTATCAAGATAACTTTGTAATTAAAAGGGAATTGTTTGGGTTGAAATATCTTAGCCATCGGGGGAAAGTTTCTAGCATCAAAAATGTTGAAGTAATTCCTTTAGAAGGAGTCACTCTCGAAACTGGATTGCTGAAATACTGTTTCGCTCAGAACCTGACTGAACCTGAATGTAACTGGATAGCTCGACAGATCCAAGACTGGCTGAGATAG
- a CDS encoding type IV pilin-like G/H family protein, producing the protein MLQAEKILQGRYHLTQQLGQNAGRQTWLAEDLEAEPSESVIVKLLAFSPQMQWEELKLFEREAQVLKNLNHPRIPTYQDYFSLDEQAGGGLPWFGLVQDYIPGNSLRQLLDQDKKFTAEQVRYVATDILEILIYLHELSPPVLHRDIKPSNIILGEDRQFYLVDFGAVQDRAKAEGVTFTVVGTSGYAPPEQLWGRAVPSSDLYALGATLIHLLTGTPPSELPQHQMRIQFTDKVSLNPHFSSWIEKLIEPAPEKRFTTAREALEALQQVENFKSSNSETEAPSKGNSVRYGRLVLLTVLPLFTFMALISAIALPSFFAKRAKIENSEAKQSVGAMNRGQQAYFIEKNDFSDSVEKLGVGVENKKGNYEYATHMVASKAAFNYAIPHRNNKSYVGGVFIVPAKSSDAVKGKMKTIAILCESNAVGATKLPEPIYNNGKPACPAGTLEIPKEQIGR; encoded by the coding sequence ATGCTGCAAGCAGAAAAGATATTACAGGGGCGTTATCACCTCACACAACAACTGGGACAAAATGCAGGGCGTCAAACCTGGCTGGCAGAAGATTTAGAAGCAGAACCCAGCGAATCGGTAATTGTCAAATTGCTAGCTTTCAGCCCTCAAATGCAGTGGGAGGAACTCAAGCTGTTTGAACGGGAAGCTCAAGTTTTGAAAAACTTAAACCATCCCAGAATTCCGACCTATCAAGATTATTTTTCTCTCGATGAACAGGCAGGCGGCGGCTTACCTTGGTTTGGATTAGTGCAAGATTACATTCCCGGCAATTCCCTGCGTCAGCTATTAGATCAAGACAAAAAATTTACAGCAGAGCAGGTACGCTATGTTGCCACGGACATCCTAGAAATTCTAATTTATCTGCACGAATTAAGTCCACCTGTATTACATCGAGACATTAAACCTAGCAACATAATTTTGGGGGAAGATCGGCAGTTTTATTTGGTTGATTTTGGTGCGGTTCAAGACCGTGCAAAGGCAGAAGGTGTCACCTTTACTGTGGTGGGAACCAGTGGCTATGCGCCACCAGAACAGTTGTGGGGACGTGCAGTTCCATCATCCGACCTTTACGCACTAGGAGCCACCCTAATCCACTTGTTAACTGGAACGCCGCCTTCTGAGTTACCGCAGCATCAGATGCGGATTCAATTTACCGATAAAGTTAGCCTCAATCCTCATTTCAGCAGTTGGATTGAGAAGCTTATAGAGCCAGCTCCAGAAAAACGATTTACCACGGCGCGCGAGGCACTTGAAGCTCTGCAACAAGTGGAAAATTTTAAAAGCTCCAATAGCGAAACAGAGGCTCCGTCAAAGGGCAATTCGGTTCGTTATGGTCGTTTAGTCCTTTTAACTGTGCTGCCATTATTTACTTTTATGGCTCTCATTTCGGCTATTGCTCTGCCAAGTTTTTTTGCCAAGCGGGCCAAAATTGAAAACTCAGAAGCGAAACAATCTGTTGGGGCGATGAATCGGGGTCAGCAAGCTTATTTTATAGAAAAAAATGACTTTTCTGATTCGGTTGAAAAACTAGGGGTTGGTGTTGAAAATAAGAAAGGAAATTACGAATATGCAACTCATATGGTGGCGAGTAAAGCTGCATTTAACTACGCAATACCCCATCGTAATAACAAAAGCTATGTTGGAGGTGTGTTTATAGTACCTGCAAAATCCTCAGATGCTGTTAAGGGCAAGATGAAAACAATAGCAATTTTGTGTGAATCTAATGCTGTTGGTGCTACCAAACTACCAGAGCCAATTTATAACAATGGCAAACCAGCCTGTCCTGCGGGCACACTAGAGATACCAAAAGAGCAGATAGGAAGGTAG
- a CDS encoding serine/threonine-protein kinase: MLQAEQILQGRYQLKQRLGQNAGRQTWLATDIETEEKNLVVVKLLAFGGEVQWDDLKLFEREAQILKQLNHPRIPKYGDDFCIDERSLWFGLVQEHIPGTSLKELLLQGKKFTEKEVRKIASEILNILIYLHELSPPVLHRDIKPSNLIWGDDDKVYLVDFGAVQDKAAKEGATFTVVGTYGYAPMEQFGGRSVPASDLYSLGATLIHLLTGTAPADLPSRNLRIQFSEQVSISPPFISWIQKLTEPAPEERFASAKSALKALKEGTRIKTSTGIQPSKQPTLVNNSGQGGLLDETVPVPDEIKGWNWGAFLMPYLWPLSNHVWIGLLAWIPSIGWLMGFALGSKGNEWAWKSKKWRSIEQFKAHQRGWAIAGLFIGIPMAWAYIWILTLFLHAL; encoded by the coding sequence ATGCTGCAAGCCGAACAGATATTACAGGGGCGTTATCAACTCAAACAAAGATTGGGACAAAATGCGGGACGACAAACTTGGTTAGCGACGGATATTGAAACTGAAGAAAAAAATTTAGTCGTTGTCAAACTCCTCGCATTTGGCGGCGAGGTACAGTGGGACGATCTCAAACTGTTTGAGCGAGAAGCACAAATCCTTAAGCAGTTGAATCATCCCCGAATTCCTAAATATGGGGATGATTTTTGTATCGATGAGCGATCGCTCTGGTTCGGGTTAGTCCAAGAACACATCCCCGGTACCTCTCTGAAGGAATTACTCTTACAAGGGAAAAAGTTCACTGAAAAGGAAGTCCGTAAGATTGCCTCGGAAATTCTGAATATTCTGATTTATCTACACGAGCTGAGTCCCCCAGTCCTACACCGAGACATCAAACCGAGCAATTTAATTTGGGGTGATGACGACAAGGTATATTTGGTTGATTTTGGAGCGGTGCAAGATAAAGCCGCGAAAGAGGGAGCTACCTTTACCGTCGTCGGAACTTACGGCTATGCGCCGATGGAACAATTTGGCGGAAGGTCTGTTCCAGCTTCAGACTTGTATTCCCTGGGAGCCACTTTAATTCATTTGTTGACAGGTACGGCACCGGCAGATTTGCCTTCTCGGAACTTGCGGATTCAATTTTCTGAACAGGTGAGCATCAGTCCCCCATTCATTAGCTGGATTCAAAAGTTAACAGAACCAGCTCCAGAGGAACGGTTCGCGAGTGCAAAATCTGCCCTGAAAGCGCTTAAAGAAGGAACAAGGATTAAAACTTCAACGGGTATCCAACCTTCAAAGCAACCAACCCTGGTCAATAATTCTGGGCAAGGCGGTTTATTGGATGAGACAGTACCAGTACCTGATGAAATCAAAGGTTGGAATTGGGGCGCATTTCTGATGCCTTATCTATGGCCTTTGAGCAATCATGTTTGGATTGGACTTTTAGCCTGGATACCGAGTATCGGTTGGTTGATGGGGTTCGCCCTCGGTTCTAAGGGCAATGAATGGGCTTGGAAAAGTAAAAAATGGCGGAGTATTGAACAATTCAAAGCCCATCAAAGAGGCTGGGCGATCGCGGGATTATTTATCGGGATACCGATGGCTTGGGCATATATCTGGATACTCACCCTTTTTCTCCATGCCCTCTAA
- a CDS encoding recombinase family protein encodes MLTQSQTIWIVGPTRSGKTTRLVNLFCQWVERGSQPRGSRRKAGRREQAPTILVFAANDDNRSELADRLATATQGRYPIQSKTPLGFFQDEAILFWPLLIQRLNLRAQFPVRLRPETEQELATRLWRPELDNGSLQFLGVSESRSVRRILDLLQLCAIAGRPLEEIPSLLEQGFADQQGFARDDDPVVERPDWEKIGKLLIDWRQWCLDRGLLTYGIICELYWRYLLPDEAYQQHLIRRYQGVLADNVDDYPAIACDLFNFLLDKGAAGAFTYNPDGAVRLGLNADPNYLASLEWRCQVETLSQEPSSMAALYGKPVVEAVSDPMFLLTLPESVQLIQTTSRAQLLRETALAIAEAIHSGQVQPQDVAVIAPGLDAIARYTLIEILSSQDIPVQTLSEQRPLNASPTIRALLTLQALVYPGLGRLVDRDAVAEMLVVLSQESGFRSPESGGSTHSSPIVHPSSFKIDPVRAGLLADYCYSPDPEQPRLLPVTYFPRWDRLGHSACAAYEEILQWLEVQRGQLEQRLIPNCVALLDRAIQQFLWKGSNLPYDQLAALRELMETAQHYWEVDGRLRQSDRIETPDYTTIDRFICLLRRGTVTANPYPVRPLGLDRHAVTLATIFQYRAARRFHRWQFWLDAGSHLWSKGGAATLYGAPLFLKDWSGEALTEEDTQEADEQRLRRILLDLLGRVGERIYLCHSDLATNGQEQTGPLLSLVNASIPLNPDYALS; translated from the coding sequence ATGTTAACGCAATCGCAGACCATCTGGATCGTCGGGCCGACTCGCAGTGGAAAGACAACTCGCCTTGTAAACCTGTTTTGCCAGTGGGTTGAACGGGGATCTCAACCGCGAGGTTCGCGTCGGAAGGCGGGAAGGCGGGAGCAGGCACCGACAATTTTAGTCTTTGCTGCTAATGATGATAATCGGAGCGAATTAGCTGACCGCTTGGCTACAGCAACACAGGGGCGGTATCCGATTCAATCTAAAACGCCTTTGGGTTTCTTTCAGGACGAGGCGATCTTATTTTGGCCTTTATTGATTCAGCGGTTGAATCTTAGGGCACAATTTCCAGTTAGACTGCGCCCAGAAACTGAGCAGGAGTTAGCCACCCGGTTGTGGCGTCCGGAGTTGGATAATGGTAGCCTTCAGTTTTTGGGGGTGAGCGAGTCTCGTTCGGTGCGTCGCATTCTGGACTTGTTGCAGCTGTGCGCGATCGCAGGACGACCCCTTGAAGAAATTCCCAGTCTTCTCGAACAAGGTTTTGCAGATCAACAAGGGTTTGCCAGGGACGACGATCCGGTGGTGGAGCGCCCGGACTGGGAGAAAATCGGAAAATTGCTGATTGATTGGCGGCAATGGTGTTTAGACCGGGGATTGCTGACCTATGGGATTATTTGCGAACTTTATTGGCGTTATCTACTGCCAGACGAAGCTTATCAGCAGCACTTGATTCGCCGGTATCAGGGAGTACTGGCGGATAATGTGGATGATTATCCAGCGATCGCCTGCGATCTATTCAACTTCCTTTTAGATAAAGGAGCAGCCGGAGCCTTTACCTATAATCCGGATGGGGCAGTGCGACTCGGTTTGAACGCCGATCCAAATTATCTAGCCAGTCTGGAGTGGCGCTGTCAGGTAGAAACTTTGAGCCAGGAACCGAGCAGTATGGCGGCACTTTACGGAAAGCCGGTGGTGGAAGCGGTGAGCGATCCCATGTTTCTGTTGACCTTACCAGAGTCGGTACAGTTGATTCAAACCACATCCCGCGCTCAGTTGTTGCGAGAAACCGCTTTAGCGATCGCAGAGGCGATACACAGCGGACAGGTGCAGCCTCAGGACGTGGCAGTGATTGCCCCTGGTTTGGATGCGATCGCTCGCTATACCTTAATCGAAATCCTCAGCAGCCAGGATATCCCCGTCCAAACCTTGAGCGAACAGCGTCCCCTGAATGCTTCCCCGACGATCCGGGCGCTGCTGACGCTGCAGGCGCTCGTTTATCCAGGCTTGGGGCGGCTGGTAGACCGGGATGCCGTGGCGGAAATGCTGGTGGTACTGAGTCAAGAGTCCGGATTCAGGAGTCCGGAGTCAGGAGGTAGCACCCATTCATCCCCGATCGTTCATCCTTCATCCTTCAAGATTGACCCAGTCAGGGCGGGTTTATTAGCCGATTACTGCTATTCCCCCGATCCAGAGCAACCCAGGTTGCTGCCGGTGACGTATTTCCCCCGCTGGGATCGGCTAGGGCACTCAGCCTGTGCTGCTTATGAAGAGATTTTGCAGTGGCTAGAGGTACAACGAGGTCAGCTGGAACAGCGTCTGATTCCCAACTGCGTCGCCCTGCTTGACCGGGCAATTCAGCAGTTTTTGTGGAAAGGCAGCAATCTCCCCTACGACCAGCTAGCCGCCTTACGCGAACTGATGGAAACCGCCCAACACTACTGGGAAGTCGATGGACGGCTGCGGCAGAGCGATCGCATTGAAACCCCAGATTACACCACGATCGATCGGTTTATCTGCTTGTTGCGTCGCGGTACTGTCACCGCGAACCCTTACCCTGTGCGCCCCCTCGGTCTTGACCGTCACGCCGTGACTTTGGCAACCATCTTCCAATATCGGGCGGCTCGTCGGTTCCACCGATGGCAATTTTGGCTGGATGCCGGTTCCCACCTCTGGTCAAAAGGCGGTGCTGCCACTCTCTACGGTGCCCCCTTGTTTCTCAAGGATTGGTCGGGAGAGGCGCTAACCGAAGAAGATACCCAAGAAGCAGATGAGCAAAGACTGCGGCGGATTTTGCTGGATTTACTGGGGCGAGTGGGGGAGCGAATTTATCTGTGCCATAGCGATTTGGCGACCAATGGACAGGAGCAAACTGGCCCGTTATTGTCCTTAGTCAATGCTTCAATTCCTTTGAACCCTGATTATGCACTCAGCTAA
- a CDS encoding proton extrusion protein PcxA has product MKLSFLSQLQSYLGTANQWFSETPERALDRAYKAALMIKALEDEHFDGKKISPDGQKYRENAMSFFETKLKKYLKTAKFGLAEFQASTSVVTRSNPDVTRKTRTTGAANFRTEDFEPQDKQSITLEKLKFIDDVLSKYKPEKNRSSSALVPVPKSKSVEVNLRKVDRIEAKNLVNQPTLFSTDDRVADEAETMTDTTSFVPRSILSTLDRLKRNFDPNSEEEVVQSFRTSQTKTIVSIRFILVLILVPLLTQQVSKTFFVGPLVDRFREPNKTEIFLNVDLEEEAFQELQRFEELLKFKNLMGIAPQLSKEEMEEEVKEKALKIGEEYSHRSANAIKNVFADLIAAGSLYLLLLNSQKEIAVFKAFIDDVVYGLSDSAKAFIIILFTDIFVGFHSPHGWEVILEGTARHLGLPENRDFNFLFIATFPVILDTIFKYWIFRYLNRISPSAVATYRNMNE; this is encoded by the coding sequence ATGAAACTATCTTTCTTGTCACAGCTCCAATCTTACTTAGGAACTGCCAACCAGTGGTTCTCAGAAACTCCTGAGAGAGCCTTGGATCGCGCATATAAGGCAGCCTTAATGATTAAGGCTTTGGAAGATGAACATTTTGACGGTAAAAAAATCTCCCCCGATGGTCAAAAATACCGTGAAAATGCCATGTCTTTTTTTGAAACGAAACTTAAAAAATATTTAAAAACGGCTAAATTTGGGCTAGCAGAGTTTCAGGCCAGCACTTCAGTAGTGACTCGTTCTAATCCAGATGTAACAAGAAAAACAAGGACGACTGGAGCGGCAAATTTTAGAACAGAAGATTTTGAACCTCAAGATAAACAATCCATAACTTTAGAAAAGCTTAAATTTATTGATGATGTTTTATCTAAATACAAGCCTGAAAAAAATCGTTCCTCATCAGCCTTAGTCCCTGTTCCTAAATCTAAATCTGTAGAAGTAAATTTGAGGAAGGTTGACCGGATTGAAGCGAAGAATCTAGTCAATCAGCCAACTTTGTTTTCTACAGACGACCGAGTGGCTGATGAGGCAGAAACAATGACTGACACAACCAGTTTTGTGCCTCGCTCAATCTTGAGTACGCTAGATCGACTCAAGAGAAACTTTGACCCGAATTCAGAAGAAGAAGTTGTTCAAAGTTTTCGTACTTCTCAAACGAAAACCATTGTTTCTATTCGGTTTATTTTAGTTTTAATTTTAGTTCCTCTATTAACTCAACAAGTAAGTAAAACTTTCTTCGTCGGCCCTCTTGTCGATCGCTTCCGGGAGCCAAACAAAACTGAAATTTTCCTGAATGTCGATCTAGAAGAAGAGGCTTTTCAGGAATTGCAAAGATTTGAAGAATTACTAAAATTCAAAAACTTAATGGGTATAGCTCCTCAATTATCTAAGGAGGAAATGGAAGAAGAAGTTAAAGAGAAGGCATTAAAAATTGGGGAGGAATATAGTCACCGAAGTGCCAACGCTATCAAAAATGTTTTTGCCGACCTAATTGCAGCGGGATCTCTTTACCTATTACTACTTAATAGCCAAAAAGAAATTGCAGTTTTCAAAGCTTTTATAGATGACGTAGTTTATGGTCTCAGTGACAGTGCTAAAGCTTTTATTATTATCTTGTTCACTGACATCTTTGTAGGATTTCACTCTCCTCACGGCTGGGAAGTCATTCTGGAAGGAACGGCAAGGCATTTAGGCTTACCAGAAAACAGAGATTTTAACTTTCTATTTATTGCTACATTTCCCGTCATTTTGGACACGATATTTAAGTATTGGATTTTCCGCTACTTAAACCGAATCTCTCCGTCAGCCGTTGCTACTTATCGGAATATGAATGAATGA
- the hpsU gene encoding hormogonium polysaccharide biosynthesis acetyltransferase HpsU, translated as MLEPGEQPPAIASESLVDLRRYDQSWFDRGRPGWFVLLWWLVQAIAFPLTPHPSSGIRCWLLRLFGAKIGSGLVIRPTARFTYPWKIEIGDYSWIGDDVVLYSLDRIQIGQHCVISQKSYLCTGSHDIQDPAFKLMTASITIGNGVWIATDCFIAPGVEIGANSVIGARSSVFGNIPPQQVCWGSPCRPHYPREIKN; from the coding sequence GTGTTGGAACCAGGCGAACAACCGCCAGCGATCGCGTCGGAATCTCTTGTTGATTTACGCCGTTACGACCAATCCTGGTTTGACAGAGGACGACCGGGTTGGTTTGTCTTGCTGTGGTGGTTGGTACAAGCGATCGCCTTTCCCTTAACTCCCCATCCCTCTAGCGGTATCCGCTGCTGGCTTTTGCGTCTGTTTGGGGCAAAAATCGGCAGCGGCTTAGTCATCCGACCAACCGCCCGCTTTACTTATCCCTGGAAAATCGAAATCGGAGATTATAGCTGGATTGGGGATGATGTCGTTTTATACAGCCTTGACCGCATTCAGATCGGTCAGCACTGCGTCATTTCCCAAAAAAGCTACCTCTGTACCGGCAGTCATGACATCCAAGACCCAGCTTTCAAGCTAATGACAGCCAGTATCACGATTGGCAACGGCGTCTGGATTGCCACAGATTGCTTTATTGCGCCTGGGGTTGAAATCGGAGCGAATTCTGTGATTGGGGCACGTAGCAGCGTTTTCGGTAACATTCCACCCCAGCAGGTCTGCTGGGGCAGTCCTTGCCGTCCCCACTACCCTAGAGAAATTAAAAATTAG
- a CDS encoding glycosyltransferase family 2 protein, with translation MTSTPSKLPVSVLIPAKNEQANLAACLESVARADEVFVVDSQSSDRSIEISESYGAKVVQFHFNGRWPKKKNWALDNLPFNNEWVLIVDCDERITPELWDEIATAIQNPEYEGYYLNRKVFFLGKWIQHGGRYPDWNLRLFKHKTGRYENLGTEEIRNTGDNEVHEHVILQGKAGYLKNDMLHIDFRDVFHWLERHNRYSNWEARVYLNILTGKDESGTIGANLFGDAVQRKRYLKKTWVRLPFKPLIRFILIYIIQRGFLDGKAGYIYARLMSQYEYQIGVKLYELMEFGGQLNVAASSSVPPQPVPQPDSLKGSV, from the coding sequence ATGACCTCCACACCCTCCAAACTTCCTGTTTCGGTTCTGATTCCCGCTAAAAATGAACAAGCAAATCTGGCGGCTTGCCTGGAGAGTGTAGCCAGGGCGGATGAAGTGTTTGTTGTAGATTCCCAAAGTAGCGATCGCTCGATTGAAATTTCCGAAAGTTACGGCGCAAAAGTTGTTCAATTTCACTTCAACGGTCGCTGGCCTAAAAAGAAAAACTGGGCTTTAGACAATCTGCCGTTTAATAACGAATGGGTGCTAATTGTTGATTGTGATGAGCGCATTACCCCCGAACTCTGGGATGAAATTGCAACTGCCATTCAGAATCCAGAATACGAAGGCTACTACCTGAACCGTAAAGTATTTTTCCTCGGCAAATGGATTCAACATGGCGGTAGGTATCCCGACTGGAACCTGCGTTTGTTTAAGCACAAAACAGGTCGCTACGAAAACTTGGGGACAGAAGAAATCCGCAACACAGGCGACAACGAAGTTCACGAACACGTCATTTTGCAAGGCAAAGCAGGCTATCTGAAAAACGATATGCTGCACATTGACTTTCGGGACGTATTCCACTGGTTGGAACGGCATAACCGCTACTCGAACTGGGAAGCCCGCGTTTATTTAAATATCCTGACTGGCAAAGACGAAAGCGGCACGATTGGCGCTAATTTGTTTGGGGATGCGGTACAGCGCAAGCGGTATCTCAAAAAAACTTGGGTGCGCCTTCCATTCAAACCGTTGATTCGGTTTATTTTGATTTACATTATTCAGCGAGGCTTTTTGGATGGGAAAGCTGGATACATCTATGCACGGTTGATGAGTCAATACGAGTATCAAATTGGCGTCAAACTTTATGAATTAATGGAGTTTGGCGGTCAGTTGAACGTAGCAGCTTCCTCCTCCGTGCCTCCCCAGCCCGTACCCCAGCCAGATTCATTAAAAGGAAGCGTGTAG